The Dehalogenimonas sp. 4OHTPN genome window below encodes:
- the fdnG gene encoding formate dehydrogenase-N subunit alpha, with the protein MKSQVSRRDFLKASGGVAGLFATAGLFRGPLGADSALPVDDRPRWTKETYTICPYDASGCGFICRTDAQGRLVNVEGDPNHPVNQGGACSKGAAIAQIHNNTRRLQKVRYRAPGASDWEEKDWDWAITEMAKRIKATRDANWIEKNAKGNTVRRVEAMAMVGGSCLDNEECQLLVKMLRSLGMVYLETQARLUHSSTVASLAESFGRGAMTNHWTDVANANLVLIIGANPAENHPASYTHILRAQTNGGKIVVLDPRFTRSAAKADMYAPIRSGTDIAVVGAIINYVVNDIEANPAKYNMTYLTEYTNAPTLINPDFKGPADLDGLFSGYNAETRSYSKTTWSYQLDSAGVPIKDKTLKNPNSVFQLLKKHYSRYTFAKANEVSGIPVDKLQEIAKLVAATGAPNKAMTIMYAMGATQHTYGTQLIRTYCILQLLLANVGLAGGGINALRGESNVQGATDWGILFHLLPGYLPAPTETDTTLAAYNTRTAVVKREPRSLNWWSNRPKYIASLLKTWYGDNGTVANDFGFNWLPKMDTGANHSFIPLFKNMYEGKIKGLMIWGQNPVVSGPNQQQIVGGMEKLDWVIAADLWENESANFWKRPGANPANIKTEVFLLPAAASFEKEGSVANSSRWMQWRYKAVEPPGEAMPDLDMINKLMLKLRELYNAEGGPNADAITKLAWNYGTHVDPHQVAKEDNGYDLKTGKLIGNFTLLLTDGTTSCGNWIYSGSYNETGNLSARRDLDDGPFNIGLNAKYAWSWPLNRRIIYNRASVDLDGKPFNPDKPVVKWNDTTKAWEGDIIDGGSGPLNQGGWLPFIMQAEGVASIFGPGLTDGPFPEHYEPWESPVQNSMSKQQDNPVFKIWEGGLDVKGSAAEFPIACTTFRVVEHWQAGAMSRNLPWLVEMVPSPYVEISEALAAEKGIVAGDIVKVSSARGSVELPAMVTKRVQAFNLGGKTIHQVAIPWHWGWAGLGTGASANVLSPNAGDANTTIPESKAFLVKIEKTDKTAEMLKLGHRAVPIEPLPLKRGM; encoded by the coding sequence ATGAAGTCTCAAGTCAGTAGGAGGGACTTCCTCAAGGCCAGCGGCGGAGTCGCCGGACTCTTCGCTACAGCCGGGCTCTTCCGGGGTCCGCTGGGTGCCGACTCAGCGCTGCCGGTGGATGACCGCCCCCGCTGGACCAAGGAAACCTACACCATCTGTCCCTACGATGCTTCGGGCTGCGGTTTCATCTGTCGCACCGACGCTCAGGGCAGGCTCGTCAATGTCGAGGGCGACCCCAATCACCCGGTGAACCAGGGCGGCGCCTGCAGCAAAGGTGCGGCCATCGCCCAGATTCACAACAACACCCGGCGTCTTCAGAAAGTGAGATACCGGGCGCCCGGCGCTTCCGACTGGGAAGAGAAAGACTGGGACTGGGCCATCACCGAGATGGCCAAGCGCATCAAGGCCACCCGCGATGCCAACTGGATAGAGAAGAACGCCAAGGGCAATACCGTCCGCCGCGTCGAAGCCATGGCCATGGTTGGCGGTTCCTGTCTGGACAATGAAGAGTGCCAGCTTTTGGTAAAAATGCTGCGCAGCCTCGGCATGGTGTATTTAGAGACACAGGCGCGCCTCTGACATTCCTCAACTGTCGCCAGTTTGGCGGAATCGTTCGGACGCGGTGCCATGACCAACCACTGGACCGATGTGGCTAATGCGAACCTGGTCCTCATTATCGGCGCCAATCCCGCCGAGAATCACCCCGCTTCCTACACCCATATCCTCAGAGCCCAGACCAACGGGGGTAAAATAGTGGTCTTAGATCCCCGCTTCACAAGGTCAGCGGCCAAGGCTGATATGTACGCCCCCATCCGTTCTGGAACTGACATCGCCGTCGTGGGCGCTATTATCAACTACGTCGTCAACGATATTGAAGCCAACCCTGCCAAATACAACATGACGTACCTTACCGAATACACCAACGCCCCGACGCTGATCAACCCGGATTTCAAAGGACCGGCTGACCTGGACGGCCTCTTCAGCGGCTACAACGCCGAAACCCGCAGCTACTCCAAGACAACCTGGAGCTATCAGCTAGACAGCGCGGGCGTCCCCATCAAAGACAAAACCCTCAAGAACCCGAACAGCGTCTTCCAGCTGCTCAAAAAACACTACTCGCGCTACACTTTCGCCAAAGCGAATGAAGTGTCCGGGATTCCGGTGGACAAGCTCCAGGAGATAGCCAAGCTGGTGGCTGCAACCGGCGCTCCCAATAAAGCTATGACCATCATGTACGCTATGGGCGCTACCCAGCACACCTACGGCACCCAGCTCATCCGCACCTACTGCATCCTGCAGCTGCTTCTTGCCAATGTCGGCTTAGCCGGTGGCGGCATCAACGCCCTCCGCGGCGAATCGAATGTTCAGGGCGCTACTGACTGGGGCATTCTCTTCCACCTGCTGCCGGGATACCTTCCGGCGCCGACTGAAACTGACACTACCTTGGCTGCCTACAATACGCGGACGGCGGTCGTCAAACGCGAACCCCGCAGCCTCAACTGGTGGAGCAACCGCCCCAAGTACATCGCCAGCCTGCTGAAGACCTGGTACGGCGACAACGGCACTGTTGCCAACGACTTCGGCTTCAACTGGCTGCCCAAGATGGATACTGGCGCCAACCATTCCTTCATTCCCCTTTTCAAAAACATGTATGAAGGTAAGATCAAAGGCCTGATGATCTGGGGCCAAAATCCCGTCGTCAGCGGCCCTAACCAACAGCAAATCGTCGGTGGTATGGAAAAGCTGGACTGGGTCATTGCCGCTGATCTCTGGGAGAACGAGAGCGCCAACTTCTGGAAGAGACCCGGTGCCAATCCGGCCAACATCAAGACCGAGGTCTTCCTGCTGCCGGCTGCCGCTTCCTTCGAGAAAGAAGGTTCGGTTGCCAATTCTAGCCGCTGGATGCAGTGGCGCTACAAGGCCGTCGAACCTCCGGGTGAGGCCATGCCTGATCTGGACATGATCAATAAGCTCATGCTCAAGCTGCGAGAACTCTATAACGCTGAGGGTGGCCCCAACGCCGATGCCATCACCAAGCTGGCCTGGAATTACGGTACCCATGTTGATCCGCATCAGGTCGCCAAAGAAGACAACGGCTATGACTTGAAGACCGGCAAGCTTATCGGCAACTTCACCCTGCTTCTCACCGATGGAACTACCTCTTGCGGCAACTGGATCTATTCCGGCTCCTACAACGAAACCGGCAACCTGTCCGCCCGCCGCGACCTCGATGACGGGCCGTTCAATATCGGCCTGAACGCCAAATACGCCTGGTCCTGGCCGCTCAACCGGCGCATCATCTACAACCGCGCCTCGGTTGATCTGGACGGCAAGCCTTTCAATCCGGACAAACCGGTGGTCAAATGGAACGACACTACCAAAGCCTGGGAAGGCGATATCATCGACGGCGGCTCAGGCCCGTTGAATCAGGGCGGCTGGCTGCCATTCATAATGCAGGCTGAGGGCGTCGCCAGCATCTTCGGCCCCGGCCTTACCGACGGCCCATTCCCGGAGCACTACGAGCCCTGGGAAAGCCCGGTGCAAAATTCCATGAGCAAGCAGCAGGACAATCCCGTGTTCAAGATCTGGGAAGGCGGTCTGGATGTCAAGGGTTCGGCCGCGGAATTCCCCATCGCCTGCACCACCTTCCGCGTCGTCGAGCACTGGCAGGCCGGCGCCATGTCGCGCAACCTGCCCTGGCTGGTGGAAATGGTCCCGTCGCCGTACGTCGAGATCAGTGAAGCCCTGGCGGCTGAAAAAGGCATCGTCGCCGGCGATATCGTCAAGGTAAGCTCCGCCCGTGGCAGCGTCGAACTCCCGGCTATGGTGACCAAACGCGTCCAGGCCTTCAACCTCGGCGGCAAGACCATTCATCAGGTCGCCATCCCTTGGCACTGGGGCTGGGCCGGTCTCGGCACAGGCGCCAGCGCCAACGTGCTGTCGCCCAACGCCGGCGACGCCAATACCACCATCCCTGAATCCAAGGCCTTCCTGGTGAAGATCGAAAAGACCGATAAGACCGCAGAGATGTTGAAACTGGGGCACCGCGCCGTGCCTATTGAACCTCTGCCGTTGAAGAGGGGGATGTAA
- a CDS encoding 4Fe-4S dicluster domain-containing protein, producing the protein MAKGLLIDTVRCTGCRGCQSACKQWNLNPAVKTEFSPTMTNPIETNAYNFVHVEFFEVMKNGNLTWNFVSKRCMHCEHPACASVCPVGALQKLDFGPVVWEEGKCIGCRYCQNACPFDIPKYTWFTDEGKTDPWPKIAKCTMCWDRQTSKQPTEEPACSTTCPPSAIMFGERDALLEIAKGRIARSPDKYFNHIYGENEAGGTQVLFLGAVSPQELGFPEVETESYPEFTWEFLSKIPYEIAALGAFLVGTYAFRTMRMKGKGETAAKGGSH; encoded by the coding sequence ATGGCTAAAGGACTGCTCATTGATACCGTTCGGTGCACCGGCTGCCGCGGCTGCCAGAGCGCCTGCAAGCAGTGGAACCTGAACCCGGCGGTCAAAACCGAGTTCAGCCCCACCATGACCAATCCCATTGAGACCAACGCCTATAACTTCGTTCACGTCGAATTCTTCGAGGTGATGAAAAACGGCAATCTGACCTGGAACTTCGTCTCCAAGCGGTGCATGCACTGCGAGCACCCCGCCTGCGCCTCGGTCTGCCCGGTCGGCGCCCTCCAGAAGCTGGATTTCGGTCCAGTCGTCTGGGAGGAAGGCAAGTGCATCGGCTGCCGCTACTGCCAGAACGCCTGCCCCTTCGACATCCCCAAATACACCTGGTTTACCGATGAAGGCAAAACTGATCCCTGGCCCAAAATCGCCAAGTGTACCATGTGCTGGGACCGGCAGACCTCCAAGCAGCCGACCGAAGAGCCGGCCTGCTCCACCACCTGCCCGCCGAGCGCCATCATGTTCGGCGAACGGGACGCGCTTCTGGAAATCGCCAAAGGCCGCATTGCCCGCTCTCCCGACAAATACTTCAACCACATCTACGGCGAAAACGAGGCCGGCGGCACCCAGGTGCTGTTCCTGGGCGCTGTCAGCCCTCAGGAACTGGGCTTCCCCGAGGTCGAGACCGAGTCTTATCCCGAGTTCACCTGGGAATTCCTGTCCAAGATCCCGTATGAGATCGCCGCGCTGGGCGCTTTCCTGGTCGGCACCTACGCCTTCCGCACCATGAGGATGAAGGGCAAGGGCGAGACAGCTGCTAAAGGAGGATCACACTAA
- the nrfD gene encoding NrfD/PsrC family molybdoenzyme membrane anchor subunit: protein MTNRNVPLFSFWGVVQFLFLLGAIGVAVAKLIWGLGAVTNLSDNWPWGLWVAFDVGVYIASAAGGFVLAAIVYIFKVEAFRPLVKPAILIATLGYTIGALGIAIDLGRSPLIIHPLWMWQPGSIMFEVAWCVMMYLTVLYLEFSPNLFARFGWVKAASVQHALVVPLVIFGILLSFLHQSSLGALFLITPDQHGLWHLPLMGYLFVISAMSLGLSVLTFFSVIMAKSWKLTLRMDLLPKVMAIAAWILVFYLGLRFYDTAASGGFSEFAFDEFGALFLVEVGLGMVLPIILIAMKKVRESRSGLLWASSLIIMGLVLNRVNTLVISHAPARFGSYFPTVWEFIFTLGLIFGAMFAFRLAARYLPLFSEQKAGLPESVARANPEVVTA, encoded by the coding sequence ATGACCAACCGAAACGTACCCCTCTTTAGCTTCTGGGGCGTCGTCCAGTTCCTGTTCCTGCTGGGCGCCATCGGCGTGGCTGTCGCCAAGCTGATCTGGGGCCTGGGGGCGGTGACCAACCTGTCAGACAACTGGCCGTGGGGCCTGTGGGTCGCCTTCGACGTCGGCGTTTACATCGCCTCGGCGGCCGGCGGCTTCGTCCTGGCGGCCATCGTCTACATCTTCAAGGTGGAAGCCTTCCGGCCGCTGGTCAAGCCGGCCATCCTGATCGCCACCCTGGGCTACACCATCGGCGCCTTAGGCATCGCCATCGACCTGGGCCGCAGCCCCTTGATCATCCACCCGCTGTGGATGTGGCAGCCCGGCTCGATCATGTTCGAGGTGGCTTGGTGCGTCATGATGTACCTGACGGTGCTTTACCTGGAGTTCTCGCCCAACCTTTTCGCCCGCTTCGGCTGGGTGAAGGCCGCATCGGTGCAACACGCGCTGGTCGTCCCCCTGGTCATCTTCGGCATCCTTCTGTCCTTCCTGCACCAGTCGAGCCTGGGCGCCCTGTTCCTGATCACGCCTGACCAGCACGGGCTGTGGCATCTGCCGCTGATGGGCTATCTCTTCGTCATCTCGGCCATGTCGCTGGGCTTGTCGGTGCTGACCTTCTTCTCGGTCATCATGGCCAAGAGCTGGAAACTGACGCTGCGGATGGACCTATTGCCCAAGGTCATGGCCATCGCCGCCTGGATCCTGGTCTTCTACCTGGGCCTGCGCTTCTACGATACGGCGGCCTCCGGCGGCTTCTCGGAGTTCGCCTTCGACGAGTTCGGGGCGCTGTTCCTGGTGGAGGTCGGCCTGGGCATGGTACTGCCGATCATCCTGATCGCCATGAAGAAGGTGCGGGAGTCCCGGAGCGGCTTGCTTTGGGCGTCGTCGCTGATCATCATGGGCCTGGTTTTAAACCGGGTGAACACCCTGGTCATCTCCCATGCGCCGGCGCGCTTCGGCAGCTACTTCCCGACGGTGTGGGAGTTCATCTTCACCCTGGGACTCATCTTCGGCGCCATGTTTGCCTTCCGGCTGGCGGCGCGCTACCTGCCGCTGTTCTCCGAACAGAAGGCCGGACTGCCTGAATCAGTCGCCCGCGCCAACCCTGAAGTGGTGACTGCATAG
- a CDS encoding formate dehydrogenase accessory protein FdhE encodes MSASFYQRCRAELQRYEAEKAFPEGYTGLNKEIMEIQESAREQLGPTPRLSEAALNNLKEGQIALTGQSVPIPVSVFRPAALKLADAFSRVAGQPFPVEKIFALSGSSGDDWHTLAEDLLAGRLDLAELAEGSGYNTETIAYFLHSLLVPFYEHQSEPYRQMLMDKEIAWNRGFCPVCGSPARYGVYYGEKGFRKLYCGLCRTEWPFPRHMCPHCENPEMASIRSFTIGGDQAHAAEVCDHCQSYLKATDERQLRRECIAAVEDLATPGIDLTAAGQGLSRPA; translated from the coding sequence GTGAGTGCGTCGTTTTACCAGCGCTGCCGCGCAGAACTGCAGCGCTACGAGGCCGAAAAAGCCTTCCCGGAAGGGTACACCGGACTCAACAAAGAAATAATGGAAATCCAGGAGTCGGCCCGAGAACAACTCGGGCCGACTCCGCGGCTTTCCGAAGCCGCTTTGAACAATCTCAAAGAAGGCCAGATTGCCTTGACCGGCCAGAGCGTGCCGATCCCGGTTTCCGTGTTTCGCCCGGCGGCTCTCAAACTGGCGGACGCTTTCAGCCGCGTCGCCGGTCAGCCGTTTCCGGTCGAGAAGATTTTTGCCCTGTCCGGATCTTCGGGCGATGACTGGCATACCCTTGCTGAAGACCTGCTGGCGGGACGGCTGGACCTTGCTGAACTGGCGGAAGGCAGCGGCTACAATACCGAAACTATCGCCTATTTCCTGCACAGCCTTCTGGTGCCCTTCTACGAACACCAGTCGGAACCCTACCGGCAGATGCTCATGGATAAGGAGATCGCCTGGAACCGCGGCTTTTGCCCGGTCTGCGGCTCGCCGGCCAGATACGGGGTGTATTACGGGGAAAAAGGCTTCCGCAAGCTCTACTGCGGTCTCTGCCGCACCGAATGGCCCTTCCCCCGGCATATGTGCCCCCACTGCGAAAATCCCGAGATGGCTTCCATCCGGTCATTCACCATCGGCGGCGACCAGGCTCATGCGGCCGAAGTCTGCGACCACTGCCAGAGCTATCTCAAAGCCACTGACGAACGCCAGTTGCGCCGCGAATGCATCGCAGCGGTGGAGGATCTGGCCACCCCCGGCATAGACCTCACGGCCGCGGGTCAGGGCCTGTCCCGGCCGGCATAA
- a CDS encoding sodium-translocating pyrophosphatase — MPGIFWLVPVISLVTVLFIVYLARFVLAKDTGTPKMREVGDMIFEGAWAFLNRQYRTIGILSIFVAVAVGAVVGLLSGENTPGDVGQAGIMWRTGVAFLVGAICSGISGFAGMYIAVKSNVRCAAAAQRSWREAIDVAMRGGAVSGFLITTLSLIGVTAIFFAFGGNSEPEIAPHLIVGFGFGASFVALFAQLGGGIYTKAADMGADLVGKVEAGIPEDDSRNAAVIADLVGDNVGDCAGRGADLFESTAAENIGAMILGASVYAVTGDVAWIIFPLVVRAFGLVASMIGLLIVKAKEEEDPMAALNRGYWMSIVLSAIGMVITVTIMLDNFWLAAAGLVGILASVAILYITQYYTDTKYKPVKDLAQASRTGSATNIVGGIAIGFETALPTALVIGISLLVAYFFGQQSGVEGAGAFGTAVATMGMLMTCPYVLAMDTFGPITDNANGINEMAGAGPQVRKITDRLDAVGNTTKALTKGYALVSAGLAAFLLFQAYMDQVEFLRGTPFDVIDLAKPEVFVGAMLAVMLVFLFSSWAIKAVGNTAQLIIEEVRRQFRENPKIMTFEAKPDYARAVDITARAGLREMIKPGLLPVLAPLVLGVGFNLIEGYDAAMAVGAMLMVGTIGGIMLAAFMNNAGGAWDNAKKYIEDGQLKDDKGVVQGKRTFAHAAAVVGDTVGDPLKDTAGPSLHVLIKLLSTITLVLVPLFI, encoded by the coding sequence ATGCCTGGTATTTTCTGGCTTGTGCCCGTCATCTCGCTGGTGACAGTCCTGTTTATCGTCTACCTGGCCCGCTTTGTCCTGGCCAAGGACACCGGAACCCCCAAGATGAGAGAAGTGGGGGACATGATTTTCGAAGGTGCCTGGGCGTTCTTGAACCGCCAGTACCGCACCATCGGTATTCTCTCCATATTTGTCGCTGTGGCTGTCGGCGCTGTCGTCGGCCTGCTGTCCGGGGAAAACACCCCGGGTGATGTCGGCCAGGCCGGCATTATGTGGCGCACCGGCGTCGCTTTCCTTGTTGGCGCTATCTGCTCTGGCATCTCCGGCTTCGCCGGCATGTACATCGCCGTCAAATCCAACGTCCGCTGCGCCGCGGCCGCCCAGCGGTCCTGGCGTGAGGCTATCGACGTCGCCATGCGCGGCGGCGCCGTCTCCGGCTTTCTGATCACCACCCTGTCTTTAATCGGTGTCACCGCCATCTTCTTTGCCTTCGGCGGCAATTCCGAGCCTGAAATCGCGCCTCATTTGATCGTCGGCTTCGGCTTCGGCGCCAGCTTTGTCGCCCTGTTCGCCCAGCTCGGCGGCGGTATCTACACCAAAGCCGCTGACATGGGTGCCGATCTCGTCGGCAAAGTTGAAGCCGGCATTCCTGAAGATGACTCCCGCAACGCCGCGGTTATCGCCGATCTCGTCGGCGACAACGTCGGCGACTGCGCCGGCCGCGGCGCTGACCTGTTCGAGTCCACCGCCGCCGAAAATATCGGCGCCATGATCCTGGGCGCTTCCGTATACGCCGTCACCGGCGATGTCGCCTGGATCATCTTCCCGCTGGTCGTCCGCGCCTTCGGTCTGGTGGCCTCCATGATCGGTCTGCTCATCGTCAAGGCTAAAGAAGAAGAGGATCCCATGGCCGCCCTCAACCGCGGCTACTGGATGTCCATCGTCCTGTCCGCCATCGGCATGGTCATCACCGTGACTATCATGCTTGACAACTTCTGGCTGGCTGCCGCCGGCCTCGTCGGCATCCTCGCCTCGGTTGCCATTCTCTATATCACCCAGTACTACACCGACACCAAGTATAAACCGGTCAAGGACCTGGCCCAGGCTTCCCGCACCGGTTCCGCCACCAACATCGTCGGCGGCATCGCCATCGGCTTCGAGACCGCCCTGCCTACCGCCCTGGTCATCGGCATCTCACTGTTGGTAGCCTACTTCTTCGGCCAGCAGTCCGGCGTTGAAGGCGCCGGCGCCTTCGGCACCGCCGTGGCCACCATGGGCATGCTGATGACCTGCCCCTACGTCCTGGCCATGGATACCTTCGGCCCCATCACCGATAACGCCAATGGCATCAACGAAATGGCCGGCGCCGGGCCGCAGGTCCGCAAGATTACCGACCGGCTGGACGCTGTCGGCAACACCACCAAAGCGCTCACCAAGGGCTACGCCCTGGTCTCCGCCGGCCTGGCCGCCTTCCTGCTGTTCCAGGCTTACATGGACCAGGTAGAGTTCCTGCGCGGCACTCCGTTCGATGTCATCGACCTGGCCAAACCAGAGGTCTTCGTCGGCGCCATGCTGGCGGTGATGCTGGTCTTCCTCTTCAGCTCCTGGGCTATCAAGGCTGTCGGCAACACTGCACAGTTGATCATCGAGGAAGTCCGCCGCCAGTTCCGCGAGAATCCCAAGATCATGACCTTTGAAGCCAAGCCGGATTACGCCCGCGCCGTAGACATCACCGCCCGGGCCGGTCTGCGCGAAATGATCAAACCCGGCCTGCTGCCGGTACTGGCTCCCCTGGTGTTGGGCGTCGGTTTCAACCTCATCGAAGGTTATGACGCCGCCATGGCCGTGGGCGCCATGCTCATGGTCGGCACCATCGGCGGCATCATGCTGGCCGCCTTCATGAACAACGCCGGCGGCGCCTGGGACAATGCCAAGAAGTACATTGAAGACGGGCAGCTCAAAGACGACAAGGGCGTCGTCCAGGGCAAGCGCACCTTCGCCCACGCCGCGGCTGTCGTCGGCGACACCGTCGGCGACCCGTTGAAGGACACCGCCGGCCCGTCGCTGCACGTCCTGATCAAACTGCTGTCCACCATCACCCTGGTGCTGGTGCCCTTGTTCATCTAA
- a CDS encoding reductive dehalogenase — protein MSRFHSPLSRRDFMKALGFTGAGLGGAAALTSPVFQDLDELMSSNGNYYGYEVGDGYIPNLPWYVKHKEYFEPTVPIDWDHKWRVDGRHARDYNVKESKWFFDAYSLEQAKKYAEWQEGYDPKYNWKDPRRQALDSASQAINSFVPKLTFLGQTPTKTPEKTGYPKWTGTPKENMNLLRGIARFFGCDDIGVMEDDPHLERLTTTYDMESAKIDRENVDNPYVETDSKGKVTRKVIPTSFKWSFVWTFRQNIDMTRVQQGGIMRAWPEYNPLGAGENAAVWYCYSRMSIVEIRLMQFIRALGYDCVAGGMSAITSGTALATVNGLLEHARMGQVALHPKFGATIRSTYKMWTNLPLVPTRPIDAGIYEFCKTCEICAEACPGQVIQRNQPTWTTGRNPENGDDNGELGEPLPYQAQGFLGWRTDIGKCPHCPMCQGTCPFNEMPEASWLHTLVKTTTANTTIFNKFFADMDRTFKYGHKLEADYFDERFGKMPTYGIDTMR, from the coding sequence ATGTCCAGGTTCCATTCTCCACTTTCACGGCGTGATTTCATGAAGGCTCTGGGTTTCACAGGTGCTGGCTTGGGAGGCGCCGCTGCGCTTACGTCTCCAGTATTTCAAGACCTTGATGAACTCATGTCGTCCAACGGCAACTACTACGGATATGAAGTCGGTGATGGTTATATTCCCAACCTGCCATGGTATGTGAAGCACAAAGAATACTTTGAACCCACCGTGCCGATCGATTGGGATCATAAATGGCGCGTCGACGGCCGCCATGCCAGAGACTATAACGTAAAAGAAAGTAAATGGTTCTTTGATGCCTACAGCCTCGAGCAGGCGAAAAAATATGCCGAATGGCAGGAGGGCTACGATCCCAAATACAATTGGAAAGACCCCCGGCGCCAAGCGCTTGATTCGGCTTCACAGGCAATAAACTCTTTCGTACCAAAACTGACTTTTCTAGGGCAAACCCCAACAAAAACACCTGAAAAAACAGGGTACCCTAAATGGACAGGGACTCCTAAAGAGAATATGAATCTGTTGCGAGGCATCGCGAGGTTTTTCGGGTGTGACGATATTGGGGTTATGGAGGATGACCCCCATTTGGAGCGCTTGACAACCACCTATGATATGGAAAGCGCCAAGATTGACCGGGAGAATGTGGATAACCCATACGTTGAAACCGATTCCAAAGGTAAGGTAACTAGAAAAGTTATTCCGACAAGTTTTAAGTGGTCATTCGTCTGGACCTTCAGGCAAAACATCGATATGACTCGAGTTCAGCAGGGCGGCATCATGAGGGCTTGGCCGGAATATAATCCTCTCGGAGCCGGAGAAAATGCCGCAGTCTGGTACTGCTATTCCAGGATGAGTATTGTCGAAATCCGGTTGATGCAGTTTATCAGGGCGCTTGGCTACGATTGTGTAGCCGGAGGAATGAGCGCCATTACGTCTGGAACGGCTTTAGCGACTGTAAATGGTCTCCTTGAACATGCCAGAATGGGCCAGGTTGCTCTCCATCCAAAATTCGGGGCTACAATCCGCAGCACTTACAAGATGTGGACCAACCTGCCTTTGGTGCCAACCCGGCCGATTGATGCAGGTATCTATGAATTCTGCAAGACGTGTGAAATCTGCGCGGAAGCTTGCCCGGGGCAAGTTATCCAGAGAAACCAGCCAACCTGGACCACCGGGCGAAATCCCGAAAACGGCGATGATAACGGTGAACTCGGAGAGCCTCTGCCTTATCAGGCGCAAGGATTTCTCGGCTGGCGCACCGATATCGGGAAATGCCCTCATTGTCCGATGTGCCAGGGCACCTGCCCGTTCAATGAGATGCCGGAGGCTTCCTGGCTGCATACACTGGTCAAAACTACGACTGCCAATACAACCATATTCAATAAATTCTTCGCGGATATGGATCGAACCTTCAAATATGGTCATAAGCTGGAAGCGGATTACTTTGACGAGCGCTTCGGCAAGATGCCTACCTACGGCATCGACACCATGCGATAA
- a CDS encoding dehalogenase — MWLGLLLGIVFGVGAMWVIRRGITVKWFEWVLAALAFLSLYGGITHYVGSLHEFEPTAGLYGLYIFGGIALLLFGVTAQLVWRRNRKVSSAS, encoded by the coding sequence ATGTGGCTCGGATTGTTACTCGGCATAGTATTCGGCGTTGGCGCCATGTGGGTTATCAGGAGAGGCATAACTGTTAAATGGTTTGAGTGGGTCCTCGCCGCTCTGGCTTTTCTTTCTCTGTATGGTGGTATCACTCACTACGTCGGTTCCCTCCATGAATTCGAACCGACCGCCGGCTTGTACGGATTATATATTTTCGGCGGTATAGCGCTGCTCCTTTTTGGTGTCACTGCCCAATTGGTATGGCGGCGGAACCGGAAAGTCAGTTCGGCCTCTTAA
- a CDS encoding GyrI-like domain-containing protein: MPRITDIMVFQQKEIDTLVIRKRTRVQDLPQLIGECYGKIAAYLGENHQLMSDIPFVAYHNMDMQDLDVEIGFPVAKPLPDNGDIKTAVIPPGLVVWCMYQGPYSELKTTYDEMASWIQNNGYNALGTAYECYFNGPEYPEHLLLTKIMFPVEKLSSKK, from the coding sequence ATGCCGCGGATCACCGACATCATGGTTTTTCAGCAAAAAGAGATAGATACCCTGGTTATTCGTAAAAGGACCAGGGTTCAGGATTTGCCTCAATTGATCGGTGAATGCTACGGCAAAATTGCCGCCTACCTGGGTGAAAACCATCAATTGATGTCAGATATCCCGTTCGTGGCCTATCACAACATGGACATGCAGGACTTGGACGTTGAGATCGGATTCCCCGTAGCGAAACCTCTACCCGATAACGGCGATATCAAAACAGCGGTCATTCCACCCGGGCTTGTAGTATGGTGTATGTACCAGGGTCCTTATAGTGAGTTGAAGACTACGTATGACGAAATGGCCAGCTGGATACAGAACAATGGGTACAACGCTCTGGGTACAGCCTATGAGTGTTACTTCAACGGGCCGGAGTACCCTGAGCACCTGCTATTGACCAAAATCATGTTCCCGGTGGAGAAGCTTAGCTCTAAAAAATAG